Proteins from one Pseudomonas grandcourensis genomic window:
- a CDS encoding thiamine pyrophosphate-binding protein: protein MTKLTGSQIVAQTLKNYGVEYVAGIPGHGIWTLTDAFLEEDSKLKFIQVFHEQSAVHLADGYYRVSGKPMAAVTSIGAGAANTVIGMATAFTDSTSLMLITGGPPTHMRGHGLLQELERYTDNDFPKIAEAVTKRHWVATRVEELPFMMHRAWSSMVTGRPGPVHLEIPMDVQAEAAEVTLHALEERTPIGKCFPDPAATARAVEELKACKRPVLVIGGGVITGEASAEVFALAEAWQIPVVTTWNGKSGFPEDHPLFAGSVGQTGTMCGNKVASTADVIIAVGCRFTDWSSSSYAKGVTFAIPPSKLIHIDIDPHEIGKNYPVTVGICADAKYALAHIVEGLKGQTVDRQEYMSDLRGYQDEWETKLAGRRDSDRFPFTSQRPLGALRKVFPRDTIVVVGSGNTQGAVKQTFPVYTPRTHLTSGGFSSMGWAVPAAIGAKLAAPNQPVVCILGDGDFLMTSQEIAICVTNNIPVVFMIQNNAGYMSIRGGQRKQTSRHIGTEFNHPDGTPYSPDFKAVGEAFGLKSYRVERPEDLEPILQEALDLNAPVLIEIPTDRDAAGPWVPGWWDFPIPEYITDERQDEYWEIRNSEQHL, encoded by the coding sequence ATGACTAAATTGACCGGCAGCCAGATCGTGGCTCAAACCCTGAAAAACTATGGTGTCGAATATGTCGCCGGTATTCCTGGCCACGGCATCTGGACACTCACCGACGCCTTCCTGGAAGAGGACTCGAAACTCAAGTTCATCCAGGTCTTCCACGAGCAGAGTGCGGTTCACCTCGCGGATGGTTACTACCGGGTCAGCGGCAAACCGATGGCGGCTGTCACCTCCATCGGCGCCGGTGCCGCCAACACCGTGATCGGCATGGCAACGGCCTTCACCGACTCCACCAGCCTGATGCTGATCACTGGCGGGCCACCCACGCACATGCGCGGCCATGGCTTGCTGCAGGAGCTGGAGCGCTACACCGACAACGACTTCCCGAAAATCGCCGAAGCGGTCACCAAGCGTCATTGGGTGGCGACTCGCGTCGAAGAGTTGCCGTTCATGATGCATCGGGCCTGGAGCTCGATGGTCACGGGGCGTCCAGGCCCGGTTCATCTTGAAATCCCGATGGATGTTCAGGCCGAAGCGGCTGAAGTGACCCTTCACGCCCTGGAAGAGCGCACCCCTATCGGCAAATGCTTCCCGGATCCGGCGGCAACCGCCCGCGCGGTTGAAGAGTTGAAAGCCTGCAAGCGCCCGGTGCTGGTCATCGGCGGCGGCGTCATCACTGGCGAGGCAAGCGCCGAAGTGTTCGCTCTGGCAGAAGCCTGGCAAATCCCGGTGGTCACCACCTGGAACGGCAAAAGCGGTTTCCCGGAAGATCACCCGCTGTTCGCCGGCAGCGTCGGTCAGACCGGCACGATGTGCGGCAACAAAGTAGCCTCTACCGCTGACGTGATCATCGCCGTGGGTTGCCGCTTCACCGACTGGTCGTCATCCAGTTACGCCAAGGGCGTGACCTTTGCGATTCCGCCGTCGAAGCTGATTCATATCGACATCGATCCGCACGAAATCGGCAAAAACTATCCGGTCACGGTGGGCATTTGCGCCGACGCGAAATACGCGCTGGCGCATATCGTGGAAGGCTTGAAAGGCCAGACGGTCGATCGCCAGGAGTACATGAGCGACTTGCGCGGCTATCAGGACGAATGGGAAACCAAGCTGGCCGGCCGCCGTGACTCCGATCGCTTCCCGTTTACCTCTCAACGTCCGTTGGGAGCGCTGCGCAAGGTATTCCCGCGCGACACCATCGTGGTGGTCGGGTCAGGCAACACCCAAGGCGCGGTCAAGCAGACCTTCCCGGTCTATACCCCCCGTACGCACCTGACATCGGGCGGTTTCTCGTCGATGGGCTGGGCTGTTCCTGCCGCTATCGGTGCCAAGTTGGCAGCACCGAATCAACCGGTGGTGTGCATCCTGGGCGATGGTGACTTCCTGATGACCTCTCAGGAAATTGCGATCTGCGTGACCAACAACATCCCTGTTGTGTTCATGATCCAGAACAATGCCGGGTACATGTCGATTCGTGGTGGCCAGCGCAAGCAAACCAGTCGCCATATCGGCACCGAGTTCAACCACCCGGACGGCACGCCTTACAGCCCGGACTTCAAGGCGGTCGGCGAAGCCTTCGGCCTGAAATCCTATCGCGTGGAGCGCCCGGAAGACCTCGAGCCGATCCTGCAGGAAGCCCTGGACCTGAACGCACCGGTGCTGATCGAAATCCCGACCGACCGCGACGCCGCAGGCCCTTGGGTGCCGGGCTGGTGGGACTTCCCGATTCCCGAGTACATCACTGACGAACGTCAGGACGAATACTGGGAAATCCGGAACTCCGAACAACACCTGTAA
- the hisD gene encoding histidinol dehydrogenase encodes MIRYLKKSKPVEAQAEIASQVRDTVAQIISNVARNGDTAVREYSKKFDNWEPASFRLTDEEIAACVASLSEQEIGDIKFAQAQVRRFAEVQKASMHDVEVETLPGVILGHRNIPVNSVGCYIPGGKYPLLASAHMSVLTAKVAGVKRVVAAAPPFDGKPHPAIVTAMYLAGADEIYCVGGVQAIAAFALGTEAFKPVDMIVGPGNAYVAEAKRQLFGKIGIDLIAGPTETLVIADDSSDVEIIAADLLGQAEHGVNSPAVFLTNSPALAETLPAEIERQLAILSTAPVASIAWRDYGEIILCDTVDELVLEADRIASEHVQVMTRDPLYFLEHMTNYGALFLGQRTNVSYGDKVIGTNHTLPTTGTARYTGGLWVGKFIKTCTYQRVLTDEASVLVGEYCSRLCGMEGFAGHKEQADIRIRRYKKPA; translated from the coding sequence ATGATTCGTTATCTGAAAAAAAGTAAACCTGTTGAAGCTCAAGCCGAGATTGCCTCTCAAGTCCGCGATACGGTGGCGCAAATCATCAGCAACGTCGCCAGAAACGGAGACACCGCCGTTCGTGAGTACTCGAAGAAATTCGATAACTGGGAGCCGGCGTCCTTCCGCCTGACCGACGAAGAAATCGCGGCGTGTGTCGCCAGTCTTTCCGAACAGGAAATCGGCGATATCAAGTTTGCTCAGGCCCAGGTGCGCCGTTTTGCCGAAGTGCAAAAGGCATCCATGCACGATGTTGAAGTCGAGACGCTGCCGGGCGTGATCCTGGGGCATCGCAACATTCCGGTGAACTCGGTGGGTTGCTACATTCCTGGCGGCAAGTATCCGTTGTTGGCATCGGCGCACATGAGCGTGCTGACGGCCAAAGTCGCAGGTGTGAAACGCGTGGTCGCAGCGGCTCCGCCCTTTGATGGCAAGCCGCACCCGGCCATCGTCACCGCCATGTACCTGGCCGGTGCCGACGAAATCTATTGCGTCGGTGGGGTGCAGGCGATTGCCGCTTTTGCCTTGGGCACCGAAGCATTCAAGCCCGTCGACATGATCGTCGGGCCAGGCAATGCCTACGTCGCGGAAGCCAAGCGCCAATTGTTCGGCAAAATCGGTATCGACCTGATCGCCGGCCCGACCGAAACCCTGGTCATTGCCGATGACAGTTCCGACGTCGAAATCATCGCCGCCGACTTGCTCGGCCAAGCGGAGCATGGCGTCAACTCCCCGGCTGTATTCCTGACCAATAGCCCGGCACTGGCGGAAACCCTGCCGGCTGAAATCGAGCGCCAGTTGGCCATTTTGTCGACCGCGCCAGTCGCTTCGATCGCCTGGCGTGATTATGGCGAAATCATCCTCTGCGACACCGTGGACGAACTGGTGCTGGAAGCCGACCGCATTGCCTCCGAACACGTTCAGGTCATGACCCGCGATCCACTGTATTTCCTCGAACACATGACCAACTACGGGGCGCTGTTTCTCGGTCAGCGAACCAACGTCTCTTACGGCGACAAAGTGATCGGCACCAACCACACATTGCCCACGACAGGGACCGCGCGTTACACCGGCGGCCTGTGGGTCGGCAAGTTCATCAAGACCTGCACCTATCAACGTGTCCTGACGGATGAAGCCTCCGTACTGGTCGGCGAATACTGCTCGCGTCTGTGCGGCATGGAAGGTTTTGCCGGGCACAAGGAACAGGCGGATATCCGCATTCGTCGTTACAAGAAGCCTGCTTGA
- a CDS encoding ThuA domain-containing protein, which produces MSRVLYLFGGWPGHYPYEIAAWARTVFQELDFDVEESNDIFTLDRDLTGYDLIVIGWNNAVTTETLTASQENRLLEAIESGTGLVGWHGAGAAFRASLKYHWVLGGSFLEHPMGEGFPHPYQVNVIDHTHEVTQGVEDFEVRSEQYYMQVDPNIHVLAETTFDGNPFPWIKGHRSPVAWVRQWGLGRVFYHSIGHDTSNLADPNIRRLTRQGLNWATRGRATATGKSDASTLVSSTQGVLS; this is translated from the coding sequence GTGAGTCGAGTCTTGTATCTATTCGGTGGCTGGCCCGGCCATTACCCCTATGAAATCGCTGCATGGGCTCGGACCGTTTTCCAGGAGCTGGATTTCGATGTCGAGGAGTCGAACGATATCTTCACCCTGGACCGGGACTTGACCGGTTACGACCTGATCGTGATCGGCTGGAACAACGCCGTCACCACGGAAACGCTGACCGCCTCTCAGGAAAACCGCCTGCTCGAGGCGATCGAAAGCGGCACCGGGCTGGTCGGTTGGCACGGTGCGGGGGCGGCTTTCCGTGCAAGCCTCAAGTACCACTGGGTGCTGGGCGGATCGTTTCTTGAGCATCCGATGGGTGAAGGCTTTCCTCATCCGTACCAGGTCAACGTCATCGATCACACCCATGAAGTCACTCAAGGCGTCGAGGACTTCGAGGTTCGATCCGAGCAGTACTACATGCAGGTTGACCCGAACATTCATGTACTCGCCGAAACCACCTTCGACGGTAACCCGTTCCCCTGGATCAAGGGCCATCGCAGCCCGGTCGCCTGGGTTCGCCAATGGGGTCTGGGCCGGGTTTTCTATCACTCGATCGGACACGACACCAGCAATCTCGCCGACCCGAACATCCGCCGCCTGACCAGGCAGGGCCTGAACTGGGCGACGCGCGGGCGCGCAACAGCTACCGGGAAATCCGACGCATCCACCCTCGTCTCATCAACCCAAGGAGTCCTGTCATGA